Within the Magnetospirillum sp. ME-1 genome, the region TGGGCGAACAGGTAGTCGCCCTCCTCGTACCGGGCGGGAATGGATGACAGGAAGCGCAGGTGATGGCCGGGCAGCGCCCGGTACAGCATCTTCTGCAAGCGGGGATAGTCATGGGCGAGAAGGCCGTCCACCTCGCCCACATAGGAGCGGATCGCCTCCAGCCCGCCGTTGCGGAACCAGCGCGGCCCCACCGAGAAATCGGCCAGGAACTGCAGCAGGATATCCTCGTGATTGCCGCGCAGGCAGACATAGCGCGCGCCGGCCAGCGGCCCCGTTTCCGGCGGGCCGGCGATCACCCGCTCGATGACGCCGCGCGAATCCGGCCCCCGGTCGATCAGGTCGCCGAGAAACACCACCACCACCCGCCCGCCGGGCGACTGGCCGGCGTCGTCCGCGATCCCGTCCAGCAGACGGTCCAGCAGATCGAGCCGCCCATGGACGTCGCCGATGGCGTAGACCCGGCTGCCGGGCGGCACCCGATGGGTTCGGCGCACAGATTCGTCTATCATTTCCACTAGGGCACAGACCTTGGCGATGGTACTTTTTTCCACCCAGGTAACCGGGTCTTTATATATGGCGGATCACAATGGGGGTTGCGACCGACTTTTGGGAATAGCGGCTCGCTGATAACGGGGTGCGTATGAACGCCAGCGCGTTCGGAGGAAGACAGCAGGAAGTCGTCACGCCGGAAAGCCTACTCTACGATGCTGCCGAACGCGTGGGCAGAATCCGCGAGGGCCGGGTGGGACTGCACCTGCATTTGTCCCGCCTTCTCCCGGCCAACCGGGAGGAGGGCCGCATCCGCATTGCCTTCCGCATGTTCGAATCCATGGTCGACGCCTATCGCGGCCAGATGTTCCTGATGACCAATTCGGACATCATCCTGATCTGCAAGGATGCCCGCTTCGCCGACCTGGACGCCATCGTCTACAAGCTGCGCGCCCTGTTCTCCACCGACCCCCTCACTTACGCCGAATCGCCCGACGGCGGCGACCGCTTCGTCAGCTATTACGACCTGGAAGCCGATTACGATTCCTTCTTCTCGCTGTGCGGGCAGATGGTGATCGATGCCAAGAAGTCCGTTGCCGACCAGCGCACCGCGCCGCAGATCCAGCCGCTGGACGCCAAGAACCTGACCCGGGTGCTCGAACGTATCGGCGCCACCGACATCGCCGGGGTGGTGCGGCGCCAGGCCTGCATCCGCATCAACGAGAACATGCACGCCGAGGTGGCCTTCCAGGAATTCTTCATGTCCATCATGGACCTGCAGAAGGCCCTGGCGCCCGACGTCAACATCTTGTCCAACCGCTGGCTGTTCCAGCACCTGTCCCAGGTCCTCGACCTGCGGGTGCTCTCCGTGCTGCAGGACGTGGGCTTCCGCAAGATGCCCACCGCCTTTTCCGTCAACCTCAACATGGCCACCGTGCAGACGCCGGTGTTCCAGCAGTTCGAGGCCGCCATCCGGGGCCGCGCCGGTCTGGTGGTGGAGTTCCAGCTCCTCGACATCTTCAACGATCTGGACGGCTTCTTCCGCGCCCGCGACCTGCTGCGCTCGCGCGGGCACCGCTCGGTGCTGGACGGCATGACGCCGGTGACGCTGCAATTCATGGACGCCGAGCTTTACGACACCGATTACGTCAAGGTGGCGTGGAGCAACGACATGCTCGACGACATCAAGACCGCCGAATTGCTGGCCGCCCTGGGACCGGTGGGCTTCGACCGGGTGATCCTGTCGCGCTGCGATTCCGAGACCTCTGTGTCGTGGGGCCTGGCCCAAGGCATCCGCATGTTCCAGGGCCGCTTCCTCGATTCCATGATCTCCGCCGTCACCATGGCCCAGTGCGAGAAGTCGTCCGCCTGCACCCTGCAGCAATGCACCCACCGCCACGCCGTCATCAACGGCCGGCCGCGCGCCGAATGCGGCGACAACGACATGCTCGACCTGTTCCCCGTCTTGAAGGCGTTGCGCTGATGATGAACGCGCCGCCCTCAGGGGGAATGCCCCGGCCCAACAGCCAGGAAAGCCTGCTGCTGGACTACGTCCACCGGCTGGAACGCCACCGCGCCGATCGCCGGGCGGTGCATGTGCATCTGTCGGGACTGCAGGCCCAGAACCGGCGCGAGCACCATACCCGCATCGCCGGCAACACCTTCGAGCAGCTGGTCAAGCTGATGCAGGCCCAGGTGTTCACCCTGGCCAACGCCGATCTGATGGTCATCTACAAGGCCCAGGCCCAGGACGAGGTCGAGGCCGCGGTGGTCAAGCTGCGCTTCCTGTTCTCCGACGACCCCCTGGTGATCGAGGAACAGCGCACCCGCCAGGCGCTGTTCTGCACCTGGTACTCGCTGGACCGCGAATACGACATGCTGCTGGCGCTCGCCCAGAAGATGGTCCAGGAGGAAAACGCCAAACGCAACGCCGCCTCGGAGCGCAAGGCCCAGGAAGCCAAGTTCCAGGCGCAAAAGCCCAAGGGCAGCCCGTTCACCCCGGAATTGCTGGCCCGGGTGGAAAGCTCCCTGGGTCAGGCGGACCTCGCCAACCTGATGCGCCGCCAGGCGGTGTGCGCCGTGGTGGGCAAATCGCCGCCCACCCCGGTCTTCCACGAGCTGTTCATCTCCATCGCCGATCTGCGCCAGACCCTGTTCCCCAGCGTCAACGTCAATTCCAGCCCCTGGCTGTTCCAGCAGCTGACCGAGACGCTGGACCGCCGCGTGCTTTCCATGCTGAACAAGCACGACGACCGCACCCTGGAAGGCGACATCAGCATCAACCTCAACGTCTCGACCATCCTGTCGCCCGAATTCCTGGTGTTCGACGACAACGTCAAGGCGGGCATGCGCGGCACCATCGTGCTGGAACTGCAGAAGGTGGACATCTTCGCCGATCTGGGCGGCTATCTCTTCGCGCGCGATTTCGCCCACGACCGCGGCTACCGTATCTGCATCGACGGCCTGACCTATTCGCAGTTGCCCTTCGTCGACCGCGAGCGCCTGGGCGCCGACCTGATCAAGCTGGTGTGGGACCCCTCGCTCACCGAGGAAAAGGACAAGAAGACCGAGGCGCTGCGCCGCATCGGCGTCACCCGCATCATCCTGTGCCGCTGCGACAACCAGGCCGGCATCGAATACGGCCATTCGGTGGGCATCACCCTGTTCCAGGGCCGCCACATCGAATCCATGGTCCAGGGCGATCCCCGCAAGCGGGGCCTCAGGGCGCGGCCGAGAGGTTGAGCGCCGTCATCGTCAGGTCCCTGTTCAAGAGCTTCGGTCCGGTCAGGGCCGTGGACGGTCTCGACTTCACCATCAGTGCCGGCTCGACCACCGCGCTGCTGGGCGGCAACGGGGCGGGCAAGACCACCACGCTGTCCATGCTGCTGGGCCTCCTGCTGCCCAGTTCGGGCTCCATCACCGTGCTGGGCGAGGACATGGTGCGGCACCGTTACCGCGTGCTGCCGCGCATGAACTTCTCCAGCCCCTATGTGGACCTGCCCCACCGCCTGACGGTACGCCAGAACCTGATCGTCTATGGCGGCCTCTACGGGGTGCCCCGTCTCAAGGACCGCATCGCCGAGCTTTGCGAAGAGCTGGAACTGGGCGAGTTCATCGACCGGCCGGCGGGCAAGCTGTCGGCGGGCCAGAAGACCCGCGTCGCCCTGGCCAAGGCGCTTTTGAACAAGCCCGACCTCCTGCTGCTGGACGAGCCCACCGCCTCGCTCGACCCCGATACCGCCGACTGGGTGCGGGGCTGGTTCCAGTCCTACCAGCAGGCCTCCGGCGCCACCATCGTGCTGGCGTCCCACAACATGACCGAGGTCGAACGCATGTGCGACCACGTCCTGATGATGAAGCAGGGCCGCGTCGTCGACCAGGGGTCGCCCGCCGACCTGATCGGACGCTTCGGCCGCTCCACCATGGAGGAGGTGTTCCTCGACATCGCCCGCGACCGGCAACGGCCGGAGGCGGCACCGTGAGCCTGTCGCTGCGCCGCATCGAAGCCATGTGCCTGCGCCACCTTTACATCCTCAAGGGCTCGTGGCCGCGTCTTCTGGAGATGGCCTACTGGCCCGCCGTCAACATGGTGGTGTGGGGCTTCACCAACCGCTTCTTCGCCGAGCACTCGTCCTGGGTGGCCCAGGCGGGCGGCATCCTGATCGGCGCGGTGCTGCTGTGGGACGTGATGTTCCGCGGCAATCTGGGGGTGGCGCTCAGCTTCCTCGAGGAGATGTGGTCGCGCAATCTGGGGCACCTGTCGGTCAGCCCCTTGCGCCCCCACGAACTGGTCGTCGCCATGCTGACCATGAGCCTGATCAGGACGGTGATCGGCGTGCTGCCCGCCGCAATCCTGGCCATTCCGCTCTACCACTACTCCATCTTCACGCTGGGCCTGCCCCTGGTGGCCTTCTGGGTCTGCCTGATGGTCAGCGGCTGGGCCATGGGCCTCGCGGTGTCGGCCCTGGTGCTGCGCTTCGGCCTGGGGGCGGAAAGTCTGGCCTGGGTGCTGATCTTCGCCATGGCGCCCTTGGCCGGCATCTACTACCCCATCAGCACCCTGCCCCACTGGCTGCAGCCGGTGGCCTGGGCCCTGCCCCCCGCCCATGTGTTCGAGGGCATGCGCGCCGTGGTGTTCGAGGGAACCATGCGCCTCGACCTGCTGGCCTCGGCGCTGGCGCTCAACGCCCTTTACCTGGCGCTCGGCGCCGGCCTGTTCCTGTGGGCCTGGCACGGGGCAAGGGTCAGGGGTGCGCTGCTGAACGTGGGCGAATAGACCTCAGCCGACGATCTTGAAGATGCCCACGTCGCGCTGGGCCTTGTCTTCCAGGTCCAGGCTGGTGATCACGGTGTAGTGGCCGACCCGCAGCAGACCGGTCTTGGGCAGGTAGGCGCGGCCCGGATCGGCCATCACCACCATGGCCCCCTCGGCGGCAAGGCTCACCAGCCACGGCCAGATATGCGCCGTCATGGGCGCCTCGTAGCAGACATCGCCGGCCATCACCACGTCCCAGCGGCAGGGACTGCCCACCACGTCGTCGGCCAGCACCTCCACATCGACGCCGTTCAGTTCGGCGTTGAGACGGATGGCGTAGCAGGCCATGGGGTCGATCTCGGCGGCCTCGACCCTGGCCGCCCCCACCTTGGCGGCGGCCAGGGCGGTCACCCCCGATCCGGCGGCGAAGTCCAGCACGCGCTTGCCGGCCACCAGTTCGGGATGGTCCAGCACCCAGCGGGTCAGCGCCTGGCCCCCCGCCCAGCAGAATGCCCAATAGGGCGGCGGCAGGTTGACGCGCAGCAGCGCCTCCTCCGTGGCTTCCCACAGGGGCGTCACCTCGGTCGCCGTCCACAGCTTGATCTCGGGACAGGCCGGCGGGTGCGACACTTCCGTGTTGGCGCGGATGAATTGGGAGGCGGCCTCAAAGGTGGCGGAGACGGGGGTCACAGCAGTTTCCCCGCCAAGATGGCCGCCAGGACCAGCCAGCCGAAATGGCGGTTGGACTTGAACTTGTCCAGGCAGTCGGCGCCGTCGTGGATGTCGACGGTCCTGATCTGCCACAGGAGGTGGCCGCCAGCCAGCGCGAGGCCCGGCCAGAACGCCCAGGAGAGATTGGCCGCCCACCCCGCCGCGCCGATCA harbors:
- a CDS encoding metallophosphoesterase family protein; the protein is MRRTHRVPPGSRVYAIGDVHGRLDLLDRLLDGIADDAGQSPGGRVVVVFLGDLIDRGPDSRGVIERVIAGPPETGPLAGARYVCLRGNHEDILLQFLADFSVGPRWFRNGGLEAIRSYVGEVDGLLAHDYPRLQKMLYRALPGHHLRFLSSIPARYEEGDYLFAHAGVRPGVALDRQDPYDLMWIREPFLSARESMEKMVVHGHTVVSEPEERPHRIGIDTGAWRTGRLTALVLEGAGRRYLGT
- a CDS encoding ABC transporter ATP-binding protein, which gives rise to MSAVIVRSLFKSFGPVRAVDGLDFTISAGSTTALLGGNGAGKTTTLSMLLGLLLPSSGSITVLGEDMVRHRYRVLPRMNFSSPYVDLPHRLTVRQNLIVYGGLYGVPRLKDRIAELCEELELGEFIDRPAGKLSAGQKTRVALAKALLNKPDLLLLDEPTASLDPDTADWVRGWFQSYQQASGATIVLASHNMTEVERMCDHVLMMKQGRVVDQGSPADLIGRFGRSTMEEVFLDIARDRQRPEAAP
- a CDS encoding ABC transporter permease, coding for MCLRHLYILKGSWPRLLEMAYWPAVNMVVWGFTNRFFAEHSSWVAQAGGILIGAVLLWDVMFRGNLGVALSFLEEMWSRNLGHLSVSPLRPHELVVAMLTMSLIRTVIGVLPAAILAIPLYHYSIFTLGLPLVAFWVCLMVSGWAMGLAVSALVLRFGLGAESLAWVLIFAMAPLAGIYYPISTLPHWLQPVAWALPPAHVFEGMRAVVFEGTMRLDLLASALALNALYLALGAGLFLWAWHGARVRGALLNVGE
- a CDS encoding class I SAM-dependent methyltransferase — its product is MTPVSATFEAASQFIRANTEVSHPPACPEIKLWTATEVTPLWEATEEALLRVNLPPPYWAFCWAGGQALTRWVLDHPELVAGKRVLDFAAGSGVTALAAAKVGAARVEAAEIDPMACYAIRLNAELNGVDVEVLADDVVGSPCRWDVVMAGDVCYEAPMTAHIWPWLVSLAAEGAMVVMADPGRAYLPKTGLLRVGHYTVITSLDLEDKAQRDVGIFKIVG